From a region of the Vibrio orientalis CIP 102891 = ATCC 33934 genome:
- a CDS encoding ABC transporter ATP-binding protein: MSDPIIQLNNVVKEFTIGGGFSSVDTFKALQGITLNLYKGRTLALVGESGCGKSTCARLITKVHPATSGEILFNGRNINEITSRKDLQEYRSKVQMVFQDPFGSLNPTHTIAHHLTRPLKIHNQVASNADIPAKLKELIELVELAPDTLEKFPHQLSGGQRQRVNLARALAVGAEVILADEPTSMLDVSIRLGVLNLMQRMKKELGIGFLYITHDLATAHYIAEETAVMYKGQIVEWGDTQAILTDPQHPYTKLLISAVPDPDLPFGNLVKSEPNYSLDADQIREQSAIVQEGFDQVGPNHFVKHWVKAA, from the coding sequence ATGAGCGATCCCATCATTCAACTCAACAACGTAGTCAAAGAGTTCACCATTGGCGGTGGGTTCTCTTCCGTCGATACTTTCAAAGCTCTGCAAGGGATAACGCTAAACCTTTACAAGGGGCGCACACTTGCGCTGGTGGGTGAATCAGGCTGTGGTAAAAGCACCTGTGCTCGATTGATCACTAAGGTTCACCCTGCAACTTCGGGCGAGATCCTATTCAATGGACGAAATATTAATGAGATCACTAGCCGTAAAGATCTTCAAGAGTATCGCAGCAAAGTTCAAATGGTGTTTCAAGACCCGTTTGGTTCACTCAACCCTACTCACACCATCGCTCATCACCTCACTCGTCCACTTAAGATCCACAATCAAGTAGCGAGCAATGCTGATATCCCGGCTAAATTAAAAGAGCTAATTGAACTGGTGGAACTCGCCCCCGATACCCTTGAGAAATTCCCACATCAACTGAGTGGCGGCCAGAGACAGCGAGTCAACCTAGCCAGAGCATTAGCGGTGGGGGCTGAAGTCATCTTAGCGGACGAGCCAACTTCAATGCTGGATGTCTCTATTCGCTTAGGTGTGCTTAATCTGATGCAGCGGATGAAAAAAGAGCTCGGAATCGGCTTTTTGTATATCACCCATGACTTAGCGACCGCCCATTACATCGCAGAGGAGACGGCCGTGATGTACAAAGGGCAAATTGTTGAATGGGGTGACACCCAAGCGATCTTGACCGATCCGCAACATCCCTATACCAAGCTTCTCATCTCTGCCGTACCCGATCCTGATCTGCCATTTGGTAACTTAGTCAAAAGTGAACCAAACTATTCATTAGATGCTGATCAAATTCGTGAGCAGAGTGCGATTGTACAAGAAGGATTTGATCAAGTTGGTCCAAACCACTTTGTAAAACATTGGGTTAAAGCAGCATGA
- a CDS encoding replication initiator protein RctB domain-containing protein → MSSDEKLLIKAPRSHKDGHLFEVSEMAVNWIEQYQHFKGVTKSIVELLNLISLRGFSSKDGLVSTTELIDATDGQVTRAAIQQRLRAAVNIGLFQQVPVRFEEGLAGKTMLHRFVNPNQLISVLGATSLVTETVKQNAKQKRSKALAQTQVNKRLLNEYGLNTPPAMRDEADQFVVSPTNWAGIIDQALAPPRTRKSYQKSMVSISGTRAVIETRSSKSIMTVDDLMTLFALFTLTVQYHEHHQHQYQLDGTHVPNKTPLYITDILSLRGKKDSGPARDSIRDSIDRIEFTDFQLHELTGRWLSENMPEGFKSDRFRFLARTITASEEAPTEGADGEIRIKPNLYILVWEPSFYEELLTRDYFFLFPPEILKQHTLVFQLYSYFRSRMSRRHSDVMLLSELNQKLARNIEWRRFSMDLIRELKKLSDNKGTEDLFVVNLWGYHLTISTMMENGKIKDYQFDIKCDAEEVLRYSRARTTNAGKRNMAPTLPNPLRNEMVSKKQLEEMSQIIDGEFEPIQRKERSPKGNLGRRVKQRKHLVEINADEITITLSKYTSSEALERSITALAAMTGHSHSSIQEECLELIDKLDFLRVGDQAIPYETLSKMIELYNAQSENKHLSIERLIAGLAVRRKVCKQVFEGHLDETVFRALDEVAV, encoded by the coding sequence ATGAGCTCAGACGAAAAACTGCTGATCAAAGCGCCAAGAAGCCACAAAGACGGACACTTATTTGAAGTTTCTGAAATGGCGGTGAACTGGATTGAACAGTACCAACACTTCAAAGGCGTTACCAAAAGTATCGTTGAACTTCTTAATTTAATTTCACTGCGAGGCTTTAGCAGCAAAGATGGCTTGGTTTCAACAACAGAGCTTATCGATGCAACTGATGGCCAAGTCACTCGTGCGGCTATTCAGCAGCGTCTGCGTGCAGCAGTAAATATCGGATTATTTCAACAAGTCCCAGTTCGTTTTGAAGAAGGGCTTGCTGGTAAAACCATGCTGCATCGCTTTGTGAATCCAAATCAGCTCATTTCAGTACTAGGCGCAACTAGCTTAGTGACTGAAACTGTTAAGCAAAACGCAAAGCAAAAACGTTCGAAAGCATTGGCTCAAACACAAGTCAATAAGCGCTTACTTAACGAGTATGGTTTGAATACCCCGCCAGCGATGCGTGATGAAGCCGATCAATTTGTCGTTTCTCCAACTAACTGGGCTGGTATCATCGATCAAGCCTTAGCTCCGCCCCGAACGCGTAAGAGTTATCAAAAGAGTATGGTGTCGATCTCCGGCACGCGCGCAGTGATCGAGACACGATCTTCAAAGAGCATCATGACCGTGGACGATCTGATGACACTGTTTGCTCTGTTTACGCTTACCGTGCAATACCATGAGCACCACCAGCATCAATACCAACTGGATGGTACGCACGTACCGAATAAAACGCCGCTCTACATCACGGATATTCTTTCTTTGCGTGGCAAGAAGGACAGTGGTCCAGCTCGTGATTCAATTCGCGATAGTATTGATCGTATCGAGTTTACGGATTTCCAACTTCATGAGCTAACAGGGCGTTGGTTAAGCGAGAACATGCCAGAAGGCTTCAAGAGCGATCGTTTTAGATTTTTGGCCCGTACCATCACTGCATCGGAAGAAGCACCTACAGAGGGCGCTGACGGCGAAATTCGCATTAAACCGAACCTATACATCCTGGTATGGGAGCCATCGTTCTACGAAGAACTGCTCACACGAGATTATTTCTTCCTATTTCCGCCAGAAATTTTGAAGCAGCACACCTTGGTATTCCAGCTGTATAGTTACTTCCGTAGCCGCATGTCTCGCCGTCACAGTGATGTTATGTTGCTCAGCGAGCTTAACCAGAAACTGGCGCGTAACATTGAGTGGCGCCGTTTCTCGATGGATCTGATCCGTGAGTTAAAGAAATTGTCCGATAACAAAGGGACAGAAGATCTTTTTGTTGTGAACTTATGGGGTTATCACTTAACGATCTCGACCATGATGGAGAACGGAAAGATCAAGGATTACCAGTTCGATATTAAGTGTGATGCTGAAGAGGTATTGCGTTACTCGCGTGCTCGTACGACCAATGCGGGTAAGCGTAATATGGCGCCAACCTTGCCGAACCCACTGCGTAATGAAATGGTTTCGAAGAAGCAGCTTGAAGAGATGTCGCAAATCATTGATGGTGAATTTGAGCCTATTCAGCGAAAAGAACGTTCACCGAAGGGCAATTTGGGCCGTCGCGTGAAGCAGCGTAAACACCTAGTAGAGATTAACGCTGACGAGATTACCATTACTCTATCTAAATATACCTCCTCAGAGGCTCTAGAACGCTCTATAACGGCTTTAGCTGCGATGACCGGGCATTCCCATAGCTCGATTCAAGAAGAGTGTCTGGAGCTCATAGACAAGCTCGACTTCTTGAGAGTCGGTGATCAAGCAATTCCATATGAAACGCTAAGTAAGATGATCGAGCTGTATAATGCTCAGAGTGAGAACAAGCACTTATCGATTGAACGATTGATCGCAGGCCTAGCGGTTCGACGCAAAGTCTGTAAGCAGGTGTTTGAAGGGCATTTAGATGAAACGGTATTCCGAGCACTGGATGAAGTCGCGGTATAG
- a CDS encoding ParA family protein, with the protein MKREHTIESLIQLAEKTAQVQADRIEIVLEERSDEHFPPMSKALMETRSGLTRRKLDDAISKLEESGHQFTKNNANHYSISLDEAHMLMDAAGLPKFHQRKKNGDNKPWIINVQNQKGGTGKSMTAVHLAACLALNLDKRYRICLIDLDPQGSLRLFLNPQISLTDHENIYSAVDVMLDNVPEGVEVDNEFLNKNVLLPTQYPNLKTVSAFPEDAMFNAEAWQHLSQNQSLDIVKLLKEKLIDKIADDFDIIMIDTGPHVDPLVWNAMYASNALLIPCAAKRLDWASTVNFFQHLPTVYEMFPEDWQGLEFVRLMPTMFEDDNKKQVAVLTEMNYLLGDQVTMATIPRSRAFETCADTYSTVFDLTTGDFEGGKKTLATAQDAVQKSALEVERVLHSHWTSLNQG; encoded by the coding sequence ATGAAACGAGAACATACAATCGAGAGTCTCATTCAACTCGCTGAAAAAACAGCTCAGGTTCAAGCAGATCGCATTGAGATAGTTTTAGAAGAGCGTAGCGACGAACATTTCCCTCCGATGTCAAAAGCATTGATGGAAACACGTTCTGGTTTAACGCGTCGTAAACTCGATGATGCAATTAGCAAGTTAGAAGAGTCTGGTCATCAGTTTACGAAGAACAATGCTAACCATTACTCTATTTCTCTTGATGAAGCACATATGCTGATGGACGCTGCGGGTCTCCCTAAATTCCATCAACGTAAGAAAAACGGCGACAACAAACCTTGGATTATCAACGTACAGAACCAAAAGGGTGGTACGGGAAAATCGATGACCGCGGTTCACCTAGCTGCATGTTTAGCGTTAAATCTTGATAAGCGCTACCGTATCTGTTTGATAGATTTAGATCCGCAAGGCTCTTTACGTCTATTCCTCAATCCGCAAATCAGCCTTACCGATCATGAGAATATCTATTCTGCCGTCGACGTTATGCTTGATAACGTGCCTGAAGGGGTAGAAGTCGACAATGAATTCCTTAACAAGAATGTACTGTTACCAACTCAGTATCCAAATCTTAAGACGGTTTCTGCATTCCCAGAAGATGCGATGTTTAACGCTGAAGCGTGGCAGCATTTATCTCAGAATCAATCTCTAGACATCGTTAAGCTACTTAAAGAGAAACTGATTGATAAGATTGCGGATGATTTTGATATCATCATGATTGATACGGGTCCACACGTTGACCCACTAGTTTGGAACGCGATGTACGCATCGAACGCGTTGCTTATCCCTTGTGCAGCTAAGCGTTTGGACTGGGCATCAACAGTTAACTTCTTCCAACATTTACCGACAGTGTACGAGATGTTCCCTGAAGACTGGCAAGGTCTTGAGTTTGTTCGTTTAATGCCAACAATGTTTGAAGATGATAACAAGAAGCAAGTCGCAGTGCTGACGGAAATGAACTACTTACTTGGTGATCAAGTAACCATGGCGACGATTCCGCGCAGCCGAGCATTTGAAACATGTGCAGATACCTACAGTACTGTATTTGACCTGACAACAGGTGATTTTGAAGGCGGCAAGAAGACACTTGCTACCGCGCAAGATGCAGTACAAAAAAGTGCGCTTGAAGTCGAGCGTGTACTGCACAGTCACTGGACATCATTAAATCAGGGGTAA
- a CDS encoding ParB/RepB/Spo0J family partition protein, which yields MAIKTSDLNARLFGKANKRHVTTPQEAQQAAKDQAQVIELSVAGEEKVQFELVRIPADKVTEQTVVFAENAREQSFLNEHALSDVLVTLKERGQQYPAVGRKREDGKIEVLDGSRRRMSCILADKEFLIYVGENISTQHAKFLSDVANAHKPLSLYEKGKEMLAKLESGEAEDQKALAKMFQCSEALVSGALKAADLPLQLLQAYPNVAELGRPTIVKLHKQFNGLAQEKRSQLLDKCRSEDGFVWQRSESQGVARITKEVTETIEAWVEELSPAKKTPSAKKELVKGRADYTRKGSNLTLNLKKVDDELMQEILDLVATKLN from the coding sequence ATGGCAATTAAGACTTCAGATTTAAACGCAAGATTATTTGGTAAGGCGAATAAGCGTCATGTAACGACGCCGCAGGAAGCCCAACAAGCCGCAAAAGACCAAGCTCAGGTTATTGAACTTTCGGTTGCAGGTGAAGAAAAGGTGCAGTTCGAGTTAGTTCGAATTCCAGCGGACAAAGTGACTGAGCAAACAGTCGTATTCGCAGAGAACGCACGTGAGCAATCGTTCCTAAATGAGCACGCTCTGTCAGATGTGTTGGTGACTTTAAAAGAGCGTGGCCAGCAATACCCAGCAGTTGGCCGTAAACGTGAAGATGGCAAAATCGAAGTTCTCGATGGTAGCCGTCGTCGCATGTCATGTATTCTGGCGGATAAAGAGTTTCTTATTTACGTTGGTGAGAACATTAGCACGCAACACGCTAAGTTTCTTTCTGATGTTGCGAACGCGCACAAGCCACTTTCTCTTTATGAGAAGGGCAAAGAGATGTTAGCCAAACTCGAAAGTGGTGAAGCAGAAGACCAGAAAGCACTAGCGAAGATGTTCCAATGTAGTGAGGCTTTGGTGAGCGGCGCCTTAAAAGCGGCTGATCTCCCACTGCAACTTCTTCAAGCATACCCGAATGTTGCAGAGCTTGGTCGACCGACGATAGTTAAACTGCATAAACAGTTTAATGGTCTGGCGCAAGAGAAACGCAGTCAGTTGCTCGATAAGTGTCGCTCTGAAGACGGTTTTGTTTGGCAACGTAGTGAGTCTCAAGGCGTGGCTCGTATTACTAAAGAAGTGACTGAAACCATCGAAGCTTGGGTTGAAGAGTTGTCTCCTGCAAAGAAAACTCCTTCCGCGAAAAAAGAGTTGGTAAAAGGTCGAGCGGACTACACTCGTAAGGGCTCTAATTTGACCCTAAATCTTAAGAAAGTTGATGACGAGTTAATGCAAGAGATCTTAGATTTAGTTGCCACTAAACTCAATTAG
- a CDS encoding tRNA(Met) cytidine acetyltransferase TmcA, whose translation MAALNHYFTQLINIAQQRHHRFGVVLSGDSDWQDASIEQLCHAIKPESLYQLGGSIALQATKSVKFNKGQQLLGQECELLVCDFRDGIDANSFSAATGCVKGGGIIVILCDALEQTQGYDSAWFNQSLQKLLVIEQGSELPALPNINVTEMSPFEQQGIAVEKIIKVVEGHRKRPLVMTADRGRGKSSALGIAAAQLMQSRAIHIVLTAPSSATISPVFEHASRLLPDAKRGKNIIEWENSILEFVAPDELLKRTQAIDCLFVDEASAIPIPMLKKMVESHHRTVFSTTIHGYEGCGRGFTLKFQTWLKEQRPGSVFYHLDQPIRWASGDPLELWLFDSFLLNADLVEVPNAVSKPVLELIDKQRLVDKPELLRSCFALLVNAHYQTSPNDLMLLLSDPAIQLYVWQQDEQCLASILTVDEGRLSPQLINEVQLGQRRPRGHLVPIVLAGQLGLTQAAAQSSLRVMRIAVHPQLQNMGNGQLLIRQLQDMTHYDFYSTSFGATPELVAFWKSVGFQPVKLGSQRDQASGTHSLVMTLGSSNWSDRASEIFQQSFHYALSEGFQQLEIELVRSLISVNDASVENRGVGRLVQLYAQGGTNFDSVAPILDNWWKQAPHLANQLDDLFIRKVVQRWDWNQCAKAFNFAGYKQTEQALREILRSL comes from the coding sequence ATGGCTGCTCTCAATCACTACTTTACTCAACTTATTAATATTGCTCAGCAGCGTCACCATCGATTTGGTGTCGTTTTGTCTGGAGATAGCGACTGGCAAGACGCATCTATTGAGCAACTATGCCATGCTATTAAGCCAGAAAGCCTTTACCAGCTTGGAGGGTCAATTGCGCTACAAGCGACAAAGAGCGTGAAGTTTAATAAAGGTCAGCAGTTACTCGGACAAGAGTGTGAGTTACTTGTTTGTGATTTTAGAGATGGGATTGATGCCAACAGTTTTAGCGCTGCGACAGGCTGCGTTAAAGGTGGAGGAATCATTGTTATCTTATGTGATGCTTTAGAACAAACGCAGGGCTATGACTCTGCTTGGTTCAATCAGTCGTTACAAAAACTATTGGTCATAGAGCAGGGCAGTGAACTTCCAGCGTTGCCTAACATTAACGTTACCGAGATGTCACCGTTCGAACAACAAGGTATTGCGGTTGAGAAAATCATTAAGGTGGTTGAAGGGCATCGTAAGCGCCCGTTAGTTATGACCGCTGACAGAGGTCGAGGCAAGAGCAGTGCGCTGGGGATTGCCGCCGCACAATTGATGCAAAGCCGAGCTATTCATATCGTGTTAACGGCGCCAAGCTCGGCAACCATTTCGCCTGTATTTGAACACGCTAGTCGTCTGTTACCCGATGCAAAGCGTGGCAAGAATATTATCGAATGGGAAAACTCGATATTAGAGTTTGTTGCACCTGACGAGCTGTTAAAACGCACCCAGGCGATTGACTGTCTATTTGTCGATGAAGCCTCTGCTATCCCTATCCCAATGCTAAAGAAAATGGTTGAGAGTCATCATCGCACTGTGTTTTCTACCACGATTCATGGTTACGAAGGTTGCGGTAGAGGGTTCACGCTTAAGTTCCAAACTTGGCTTAAAGAGCAGCGTCCTGGCTCGGTATTCTATCACTTAGATCAGCCAATCCGATGGGCAAGTGGAGACCCATTAGAGTTGTGGTTGTTTGACAGTTTCTTACTCAATGCCGATTTAGTCGAAGTGCCAAATGCGGTGAGTAAACCTGTGCTTGAGTTAATCGATAAACAACGTCTAGTTGATAAACCTGAACTACTACGCTCTTGCTTCGCTTTACTTGTGAATGCTCATTATCAAACTTCTCCCAATGACCTGATGTTGTTGCTCAGCGATCCGGCAATTCAGCTTTATGTTTGGCAGCAAGACGAACAATGTTTAGCGTCGATACTCACCGTTGATGAAGGCAGGTTATCTCCTCAACTCATCAATGAGGTTCAACTTGGTCAGCGTCGTCCACGTGGGCATCTTGTTCCCATCGTATTGGCGGGCCAACTTGGACTTACACAAGCAGCGGCGCAGTCCAGCTTAAGAGTGATGCGTATTGCTGTACATCCGCAATTGCAGAATATGGGTAACGGACAATTGCTGATTCGCCAGCTTCAAGATATGACTCACTACGATTTTTATTCCACCAGCTTTGGTGCGACACCTGAACTTGTGGCCTTCTGGAAAAGTGTGGGTTTTCAACCCGTCAAATTAGGAAGTCAGCGAGATCAGGCGAGCGGAACCCACTCACTTGTAATGACTCTAGGCAGTAGCAATTGGAGCGATAGAGCGAGTGAAATTTTCCAACAAAGTTTTCACTACGCATTGAGCGAAGGGTTCCAACAACTTGAGATTGAACTTGTCCGTAGTTTAATCTCTGTTAATGATGCTTCCGTTGAAAATAGGGGCGTTGGCCGTTTAGTTCAGCTCTATGCTCAAGGAGGGACTAACTTTGATAGTGTGGCGCCAATTCTTGATAATTGGTGGAAGCAAGCCCCTCACTTGGCGAATCAGCTTGATGATTTGTTTATTCGAAAAGTCGTTCAACGGTGGGATTGGAACCAATGTGCTAAGGCGTTCAATTTCGCAGGATATAAGCAAACGGAACAGGCTCTAAGAGAGATATTACGGTCTCTATAA
- a CDS encoding STAS domain-containing protein → MDCLLPESLDISTVLDTTTQYQHWLTQASTLHINASEVVRVDAAGIQALTALFLTAKRNQIEVQLINPTNLLLEGISTLGLKEQFEKSNSVGE, encoded by the coding sequence ATGGACTGTTTATTACCTGAGTCTCTTGATATATCGACTGTGCTCGACACGACGACTCAATACCAACATTGGCTTACTCAAGCTAGCACACTCCATATTAACGCTTCTGAAGTGGTGCGTGTTGATGCTGCAGGCATCCAAGCGCTCACCGCTTTATTCCTGACCGCGAAACGCAATCAGATTGAGGTTCAACTCATCAACCCAACCAATTTACTGCTTGAAGGTATTTCGACCCTTGGGCTGAAAGAACAGTTTGAAAAGAGCAACTCAGTTGGAGAGTGA
- a CDS encoding response regulator yields the protein MTKILAVDDSVSIRQMVSHTLRDAGYDVETANDGRDALSKVTAGKFDVVISDVNMPNMGGFELVKALREKPQYKFIPILMLTTETSTDKKQQGKSAGATGWLVKPFNPDTLLKTLKRVI from the coding sequence ATGACAAAAATTTTGGCTGTAGATGATTCGGTGTCAATTCGTCAAATGGTTAGCCACACATTACGTGATGCTGGTTACGATGTTGAGACCGCTAATGATGGACGCGACGCTTTGTCCAAAGTGACCGCTGGAAAGTTTGATGTTGTTATTTCAGACGTCAACATGCCAAACATGGGGGGCTTTGAATTAGTTAAAGCTTTACGAGAGAAACCCCAATACAAATTTATTCCCATCCTAATGCTAACGACTGAAACCAGTACTGATAAGAAACAACAAGGTAAGTCGGCAGGAGCAACAGGTTGGTTAGTGAAACCGTTCAATCCAGATACGCTATTAAAAACACTAAAACGCGTTATTTAG